The Pseudomonas kermanshahensis genome includes a window with the following:
- a CDS encoding DUF2589 domain-containing protein, which produces MDKSPAPMTSIDLREITRGLQEAASATNSLIAQQYINLFDQFFDCDTEALGAPMKAKMVEIAMDEQHIMRVPLFALVSPKGLALERMQVDLSVRVKGTEAQQALLAASETNAASFKVTIGGQGRQGDSRDPDEVQIRMQFQASEPPEALNRLIEEYTSLITPVRIAKPTPPPTPDTNEFVEAATVR; this is translated from the coding sequence TTGGACAAGTCCCCCGCCCCCATGACATCCATCGACCTGCGCGAGATCACACGCGGCCTGCAAGAAGCCGCCAGCGCCACCAACAGCCTGATAGCTCAGCAGTACATCAATCTGTTCGATCAATTCTTCGACTGCGACACCGAAGCACTGGGTGCGCCCATGAAGGCCAAGATGGTCGAAATTGCCATGGATGAGCAGCACATCATGCGTGTGCCCTTGTTTGCGCTAGTGTCGCCCAAGGGCCTGGCACTTGAGCGCATGCAGGTTGACCTGTCGGTCCGCGTGAAGGGCACCGAGGCGCAGCAAGCACTGCTGGCGGCCAGCGAGACGAACGCCGCCAGTTTCAAGGTGACCATTGGTGGCCAGGGCCGCCAGGGCGACAGTCGTGACCCTGACGAGGTGCAGATCCGCATGCAGTTCCAGGCCAGTGAGCCGCCTGAAGCGCTTAACCGGCTGATCGAGGAGTACACCAGCCTGATCACACCGGTGCGCATAGCCAAACCCACACCCCCGCCCACACCCGATACCAATGAGTTCGTCGAGGCTGCCACGGTCCGTTGA